From the Cervus elaphus chromosome 20, mCerEla1.1, whole genome shotgun sequence genome, one window contains:
- the GNG12 gene encoding guanine nucleotide-binding protein G(I)/G(S)/G(O) subunit gamma-12 isoform X1 translates to MEGGNGERKEGGNSVPEGGDWSGHWAPETAMGVEGKGRRDRETDGALALDGRRPDGPGSRGSCGARSGDAIPGTRAEAGGEVSPLAGSAAGPQPCAPRQVGAWKAPGFPASSRCGGARFGRRAGSWGRPGRHAPLSYFLPLFLGTRRRVHSPGTR, encoded by the coding sequence atggagggagggaacggagaaaggaaggaaggagggaatagTGTCCCGGAGGGCGGGGACTGGTCGGGGCACTGGGCGCCGGAGACCGCGATGGGGGTGGAGGGCAAGGGACGCCGAGACCGGGAGACGGACGGCGCGCTCGCCCTCGACGGGCGGCGGCCAGACGGCCCGGGAAGCCGGGGGTCCTGCGGGGCTAGGTCTGGGGACGCGATCCCGGGGACGAGGGCTGAAGCGGGAGGAGAGGTCTCCCCGCTCGCTGGCTCCGCGGCCGGCCCGCAGCCGTGCGCCCCGCGCCAGGTTGGGGCTTGGAAGGCTCCGGGGTTCCCCGCTAGCTCCCGCTGCGGTGGTGCCAGGTTTGGGAGGAGGGCAGGCAGCTGGGGGAGACCGGGGCGCCACGCCCCTCTTTCCTACTTTCTTCCGCTCTTTCTGGGGACTAGGCGGCGAGTGCACAGTCCTGGAACCCGCTAG
- the GNG12 gene encoding guanine nucleotide-binding protein G(I)/G(S)/G(O) subunit gamma-12 isoform X2: MEGGNGERKEGGNSVPEGGDWSGHWAPETAMGVEGKGRRDRETDGALALDGRRPDGPGSRGSCGARSGDAIPGTRAEAGGEVSPLAGSAAGPQPCAPRQAASAQSWNPLGAGGLAGK, translated from the exons atggagggagggaacggagaaaggaaggaaggagggaatagTGTCCCGGAGGGCGGGGACTGGTCGGGGCACTGGGCGCCGGAGACCGCGATGGGGGTGGAGGGCAAGGGACGCCGAGACCGGGAGACGGACGGCGCGCTCGCCCTCGACGGGCGGCGGCCAGACGGCCCGGGAAGCCGGGGGTCCTGCGGGGCTAGGTCTGGGGACGCGATCCCGGGGACGAGGGCTGAAGCGGGAGGAGAGGTCTCCCCGCTCGCTGGCTCCGCGGCCGGCCCGCAGCCGTGCGCCCCGCGCCAG GCGGCGAGTGCACAGTCCTGGAACCCGCTAGGCGCTGGGGGTCTGGCGGGGAAATAG
- the GNG12 gene encoding guanine nucleotide-binding protein G(I)/G(S)/G(O) subunit gamma-12 isoform X3 → MLLTFLLCRPRLDPGSAARPGNSQGIWAGGRRAGREEGVLGRRRRPARRAVRPAYPERGGAGPRPEEQEEEERSESSPGALRDRVPGSGGGGGGSAPAGEFIPSPKTW, encoded by the coding sequence ATGCTGCTGACTTTTCTCCTCTGCCGGCCCAGGCTCGACCCGGGTTCAGCAGCCAGACCAGGGAACAGCCAGGGCATCTGGGCAGGAGGGAGGCGGGCCGGCCGGGAGGAAGGAGTCctgggccgccgccgccgccccgcccgTCGGGCTGTCCGCCCCGCCTACCCCGAGCGAGGCGGAGCCGGCCCCCGCccggaggagcaggaggaggaggagaggtcgGAGTCGTCTCCAGGAGCCCTTAGAGACCGAGTCCCCGgcagcggcggtggcggcgggggCAGCGCACCGGCAGGCGA